A genomic window from Bacteroidota bacterium includes:
- a CDS encoding DUF3098 domain-containing protein, whose amino-acid sequence MLMSGGKSDDPNVFNPDEVYSTTRITVAPIVVILGFTIEIYAVFHRSKK is encoded by the coding sequence ATGTTGATGAGCGGCGGCAAAAGCGACGACCCTAATGTGTTTAATCCGGATGAGGTTTATAGCACCACCAGAATTACTGTTGCACCAATTGTTGTTATACTTGGTTTTACCATTGAGATCTACGCTGTGTTTCACAGATCAAAAAAATAA
- a CDS encoding T9SS type A sorting domain-containing protein yields MGQFVCTGFDTCYAISCYKIYKTTNGGGIDTTTSVINENHHSDFNISPNPATDYIKLYFLKNIHLENIYSYNLYGQVVSVEFNESGIADITNLNSGIYFTLISTSTGTQVKKWIKK; encoded by the coding sequence ATGGGACAGTTCGTTTGCACTGGATTCGACACCTGCTATGCAATTAGTTGTTATAAAATATACAAAACAACAAATGGTGGCGGAATAGATACAACAACTTCTGTAATAAATGAAAACCATCACTCTGATTTTAATATTTCACCCAACCCTGCTACGGATTATATTAAGCTATATTTTTTAAAAAATATTCACCTTGAAAATATTTATTCATACAACTTATATGGCCAAGTGGTAAGCGTTGAATTCAATGAATCGGGAATTGCGGACATCACAAACCTAAATTCCGGAATTTACTTCACTCTAATTTCAACAAGTACTGGAACACAAGTAAAAAAATGGATAAAAAAATAA
- a CDS encoding transposase produces MTSFFALVAKSEKSYASWASALSGVIGQPVSKQALFKRMNTAWVNLLKILLQLVLTKHLGAPTKKGKFKLFRNVYLQDSTAIKLPDFMNSLFPGNYSKGKQKSVAKINVVMNAITGLCTHFNITGFTTNEQCLSATILDIAKKGDLVIRDLGYYSLQVLKNDCYRYLLYKQATLLIPICMTQKRWNCYQ; encoded by the coding sequence TTGACATCGTTTTTCGCATTGGTAGCTAAAAGTGAAAAAAGTTATGCCAGTTGGGCAAGTGCCTTGTCCGGTGTAATAGGCCAGCCAGTAAGCAAACAGGCCCTTTTCAAAAGGATGAATACCGCTTGGGTTAATTTGTTAAAAATACTGCTCCAACTCGTTTTAACTAAACATTTAGGTGCACCAACTAAAAAGGGAAAGTTCAAATTATTTCGTAATGTTTATTTGCAAGATAGCACGGCAATTAAACTTCCGGACTTTATGAATAGCCTTTTTCCCGGCAATTATAGTAAAGGCAAGCAAAAATCAGTTGCAAAAATCAACGTTGTTATGAATGCAATTACAGGACTATGTACACATTTTAATATAACTGGATTTACAACAAATGAACAATGTTTATCGGCAACCATATTGGATATTGCCAAAAAAGGTGATTTAGTAATACGTGACTTAGGATATTACTCGCTGCAAGTTTTGAAAAATGATTGCTACAGGTATTTACTTTATAAGCAGGCAACGCTTTTAATACCAATTTGTATGACCCAAAAACGATGGAACTGCTATCAGTAA
- the purB gene encoding adenylosuccinate lyase, with product MDERELLNISPIDGRYHSKVAELGQYFSEYALMKFRIYVEVEYFIAMTELPIQQLKDFDSDNRGKLRNIYKKFNVEECQQIKAIESKINHDVKAVEYFIKDKFDELGFGKWKEFIHFGLTSQDINNTAIPISLRDALIDVYAPLLEDLINTLSELAIQWTKIPMLARTHMVSPASPTMLGKEVRVFIERLSKQRNVFNAIPFSAKFGGATGNFNAHFVAYPDIDWISFADDFVSSRLGLERCRYTTQIEHYDNMAAAFDGLKRINTILIDMSRDFWTYISMDYFKQRINKDEVGSSAMPHKVNPIDFENAEGNLGIANAMFEHLSAKLPISRLQRDLTDSTVLRNIGVPMAHTILAFKSISRGLKKLQVNETKIHDDLDNNWAVIAEAIQTILRRENYPQPYEALKNLTRNGQTITKATMQEFINGLDVTEDIKEQLRGITPFNYTGDALFLIIKININININPNRH from the coding sequence ATGGATGAACGCGAATTGTTGAATATTTCGCCTATAGATGGCCGTTACCACAGTAAAGTAGCTGAACTGGGTCAGTATTTCTCAGAATATGCTCTGATGAAGTTCAGAATTTATGTGGAGGTGGAATATTTTATCGCCATGACGGAATTGCCCATTCAACAATTAAAAGACTTCGATTCCGACAATAGAGGTAAGTTAAGAAATATTTATAAGAAATTTAATGTTGAAGAATGTCAGCAAATTAAAGCCATTGAAAGTAAAATTAATCACGACGTAAAAGCGGTTGAATATTTTATAAAAGATAAATTTGATGAATTAGGTTTCGGAAAATGGAAAGAATTTATTCATTTTGGTTTAACCTCTCAGGATATTAATAATACCGCTATCCCCATTTCATTGCGCGATGCATTGATTGATGTATATGCTCCATTGCTGGAAGATTTAATTAATACGTTGAGTGAATTAGCCATTCAGTGGACTAAAATACCAATGCTTGCACGAACACACATGGTCAGCCCGGCTTCACCAACAATGCTGGGTAAAGAAGTAAGGGTATTTATTGAGCGCCTTAGTAAACAACGTAATGTATTTAATGCCATTCCGTTTAGTGCAAAATTTGGTGGTGCTACCGGTAATTTTAATGCACATTTTGTTGCTTATCCCGATATCGACTGGATTTCTTTCGCCGATGATTTTGTTTCTTCACGTTTAGGTTTGGAACGCTGCCGTTATACCACACAAATTGAACATTATGATAATATGGCAGCCGCATTTGATGGCTTAAAAAGAATTAATACGATTTTAATTGATATGAGCCGCGACTTCTGGACATATATTTCGATGGATTATTTTAAACAGCGCATTAATAAAGATGAAGTAGGTTCTTCAGCGATGCCGCATAAAGTAAATCCAATCGATTTCGAAAATGCAGAAGGTAATTTAGGTATCGCCAATGCAATGTTTGAACACCTTTCTGCAAAATTACCGATTTCCCGATTACAGCGCGATTTAACAGATTCAACTGTATTGCGCAACATCGGAGTGCCAATGGCGCACACCATCCTCGCATTTAAATCGATTTCCCGTGGATTAAAAAAATTACAAGTGAATGAAACAAAAATTCACGACGATTTAGATAACAACTGGGCCGTAATTGCCGAAGCCATTCAAACAATTCTCCGCAGAGAAAATTACCCCCAACCATACGAAGCATTAAAAAACCTAACCCGCAACGGTCAAACCATTACAAAAGCTACCATGCAGGAATTCATAAACGGTTTAGATGTAACTGAAGACATAAAAGAACAATTACGCGGCATAACCCCATTTAATTATACTGGGGATGCGCTATTTTTAATTATAAAAATCAATATCAATATCAATATCAATCCTAACCGGCATTAA
- a CDS encoding tRNA-(ms[2]io[6]A)-hydroxylase produces the protein MLGLKLPTDPRWVNLAEKSLEEILTDHAYCEQKAASSCISLVQIFPDREELVEAVSPIVTEEWGHFRMVLKELKKRDLKLGKQRNDVYVQALLKFQIKGGNRDQQLLEKLLMCALIEARSCERFRLLSEGLQDADLRSFYHEFMVSEAGHYTLFIELANTYCGKEKVKIRWQQWLDYEAEVMKKMELSGSNIH, from the coding sequence ATGTTAGGCTTAAAATTACCCACCGACCCCCGCTGGGTGAATCTTGCGGAAAAAAGTCTGGAAGAAATACTTACAGACCACGCCTATTGTGAACAAAAGGCAGCTTCTTCATGCATATCACTGGTGCAAATATTCCCGGACAGGGAAGAACTGGTAGAGGCTGTGTCGCCAATCGTTACGGAGGAATGGGGGCATTTTCGGATGGTATTAAAAGAATTAAAAAAGCGCGACTTGAAATTGGGAAAACAACGAAATGATGTTTATGTGCAAGCCTTACTCAAATTTCAAATAAAAGGTGGCAACCGCGATCAGCAATTGTTAGAAAAATTATTGATGTGTGCCCTCATAGAAGCCAGAAGCTGCGAACGATTCAGGTTGTTGAGTGAAGGTCTGCAAGATGCCGATTTACGCAGTTTTTATCACGAATTTATGGTTAGTGAAGCGGGACATTACACCCTGTTTATCGAACTTGCCAATACTTATTGTGGAAAGGAAAAGGTGAAAATTCGCTGGCAACAATGGTTGGATTATGAGGCCGAGGTCATGAAAAAAATGGAATTAAGTGGCTCAAACATCCACTAA
- the truB gene encoding tRNA pseudouridine(55) synthase TruB — MFTPQELIEGKIILINKPLRWTSHDVVAKLRLPIKRYCSDKKMKIGHAGTLDPLATGLLLLLTGKATKRTESLQGLDKEYTGTITLGANTPSYDAETAVSETFSLDGITEEKIYAAAQQFIGEQEQMPPVYSSVQVNGIRAYNYAREGETVELKTRTITLFKFEITGIRLPEVDFLVHCSKGTYIRSLAFDFGKFLGCGGYLTALCRTRVGEFLIDDAIEMETLLKGIIVAKTDESL; from the coding sequence ATGTTTACACCTCAGGAATTAATCGAAGGAAAAATTATTTTAATTAATAAACCATTACGCTGGACGAGCCACGACGTAGTTGCAAAATTGCGTTTACCAATTAAACGTTATTGCAGCGATAAAAAAATGAAAATCGGTCATGCCGGAACACTCGATCCATTGGCAACCGGCTTATTATTATTACTTACCGGCAAAGCCACCAAACGTACGGAATCTTTACAGGGCTTAGATAAAGAATATACCGGAACAATTACATTAGGCGCCAACACACCAAGTTATGATGCTGAAACTGCGGTGTCGGAAACGTTTTCTTTAGATGGAATTACTGAAGAAAAAATTTATGCTGCAGCACAACAATTTATTGGCGAGCAGGAACAAATGCCGCCGGTTTATTCATCGGTTCAGGTAAATGGTATTCGCGCTTATAACTATGCCCGCGAAGGCGAAACAGTTGAATTAAAAACGCGAACAATAACGCTTTTTAAATTTGAAATTACCGGTATTCGTTTGCCTGAAGTAGATTTTTTAGTGCATTGTAGTAAGGGCACTTATATTCGCTCACTTGCATTTGATTTCGGTAAATTTTTGGGCTGCGGTGGTTATTTAACTGCACTTTGCAGAACCCGTGTTGGCGAATTTTTAATTGACGATGCTATTGAAATGGAAACCTTGTTGAAAGGAATTATTGTTGCAAAAACGGACGAATCGTTATAA
- a CDS encoding glycosyltransferase family 9 protein yields the protein MPGKILIIRFSSIGDIVLTTPVIRCIKTHFPNAAIHYATKSQYVSLLEANPDIDKIHAFEDKKLPDLLARLDAEKFDLIIDLHHNLRTFLIKTNLGIEHRSFNKLNFKKWLMVKFKINKLPAKHIVDRYLETTKDFGVTNDGNGLDYFIPSQAHVDITTLPENFHRGYIAFVIGAMHNTKKLPLNKAIELCNQLKYPIILIGGKEDAAMGESIVTQSSNNMYNACGKYTLNQSASILQQAQKVIAHDTGMMHIAAALKKDIISIWGNTIPEFGMYPYFGNTNSLQTQRASHKILEVNGLSCRPCSKIGFEVCPKGHFNCMQLQDFRLIGGEGGNLRGPKQCNCKLF from the coding sequence ATGCCCGGAAAGATTCTGATAATCAGGTTTAGCTCAATTGGTGATATTGTGCTCACTACGCCGGTAATTCGTTGTATAAAAACCCATTTTCCAAATGCGGCAATTCACTATGCAACAAAATCGCAATACGTAAGTTTACTGGAAGCAAATCCGGATATCGATAAAATTCATGCCTTTGAGGATAAAAAATTACCCGACCTCTTAGCACGTTTAGATGCAGAAAAGTTTGATTTAATTATTGATTTACATCATAACCTCAGAACATTTTTAATTAAAACAAATTTAGGTATTGAACATCGCTCATTTAATAAATTAAATTTTAAAAAATGGCTGATGGTAAAATTCAAAATCAACAAATTGCCTGCAAAACATATTGTTGACCGCTATCTTGAAACAACTAAAGATTTTGGGGTAACAAATGATGGTAATGGACTGGATTATTTTATACCATCTCAAGCACATGTTGACATAACAACTTTACCCGAAAACTTTCACCGCGGATATATAGCATTTGTTATTGGTGCAATGCACAACACAAAAAAATTACCTTTAAATAAAGCAATTGAATTGTGTAATCAGTTGAAATATCCTATTATTTTAATTGGCGGGAAAGAAGATGCTGCAATGGGTGAATCAATTGTTACACAATCATCAAACAACATGTATAATGCCTGCGGAAAATATACACTGAACCAAAGTGCTTCCATTTTACAACAGGCACAAAAAGTAATTGCACATGATACGGGAATGATGCATATTGCCGCAGCATTAAAAAAAGATATTATTTCAATCTGGGGCAACACCATTCCAGAATTTGGTATGTATCCTTATTTTGGTAATACCAATTCACTCCAAACACAACGGGCTTCCCATAAAATTTTAGAAGTAAACGGACTAAGCTGTCGCCCCTGCTCCAAAATCGGTTTTGAAGTCTGCCCCAAAGGCCATTTTAACTGTATGCAGTTGCAGGATTTTAGATTGATTGGGGGTGAAGGTGGGAATTTACGTGGTCCAAAGCAGTGTAATTGTAAGTTATTTTAA
- a CDS encoding type I restriction enzyme HsdR N-terminal domain-containing protein, translating to MEIRFSKYDFNITSEAAQQFIFDIIRKKNVVLTPEEWVRQHIVHYLINDYGFPKSLISLEKQLVLNELSKRTDIVLYNHNGAPLLIVECKAPEVRITQKTFDQIARYNLKLKVPYLWVTNGKTNIGCSVDLEKGKVTFLEQLPELSVLLPKLKSE from the coding sequence ATGGAAATCCGCTTTTCGAAATACGATTTCAACATTACATCGGAGGCAGCACAGCAGTTCATTTTCGACATCATCAGAAAAAAAAATGTGGTGCTAACGCCCGAGGAATGGGTGCGCCAGCATATTGTGCATTACCTAATCAATGATTATGGTTTTCCCAAATCGCTCATCAGCCTCGAAAAGCAACTGGTATTAAATGAACTGAGTAAACGAACTGATATTGTGTTATATAATCATAACGGTGCTCCGTTGTTGATTGTGGAATGTAAGGCACCGGAAGTGCGCATCACTCAAAAAACATTTGATCAGATTGCGCGGTATAATTTAAAATTAAAAGTGCCCTATTTATGGGTTACCAATGGAAAAACTAATATTGGTTGTAGTGTGGATTTAGAAAAAGGTAAGGTTACTTTTTTAGAACAATTGCCGGAGCTTTCGGTTTTATTACCCAAATTAAAATCCGAATAA
- a CDS encoding bifunctional riboflavin kinase/FAD synthetase gives MQVLRDLNQLPDLSGSVITIGTFDGVHTGHYEIIQKITASAKAIGGKSVIITFHPHPRHIITPESPVYYLTTLEEKIKILEQYGVDVVVVVPFSREFSEISPEDYAKTFLIGKFHPAIIVFGYDHKFGKDRSGDIHLLKKIAGDYAIQIEEIPAHVIDSVTVSSSKIRNYLKEGNISEANDLLGYHYEISGPVIKGDQIGRTLGFPTANIYVEESNKLIPADGVYLTAVHIKNNPNKYYGLLSIGTRPTFNKTEKRIEVNILNFSDTIYGETITVEFLAFIRKDKKFESVDALVAAMNEDKAAATLLIN, from the coding sequence ATGCAAGTTTTAAGAGATTTAAATCAGCTTCCCGACCTCTCGGGCTCAGTAATTACCATTGGTACGTTTGATGGGGTGCATACCGGCCATTACGAAATTATCCAAAAAATTACGGCTTCGGCCAAAGCTATTGGTGGTAAAAGTGTGATTATTACATTTCATCCCCATCCGCGACATATCATCACCCCTGAATCACCTGTTTATTATTTGACCACATTAGAGGAAAAAATTAAAATTCTGGAGCAATACGGTGTAGATGTTGTTGTTGTAGTACCGTTTTCGCGCGAGTTTTCAGAAATTAGTCCAGAGGACTATGCCAAAACATTTTTGATCGGAAAATTTCATCCTGCAATTATTGTATTTGGCTATGACCATAAATTCGGGAAAGACCGTTCCGGAGATATTCATTTGCTGAAAAAAATTGCCGGTGATTATGCTATTCAAATTGAAGAAATTCCTGCACATGTAATCGATAGCGTTACGGTAAGTTCTTCAAAAATCAGAAATTATTTAAAAGAAGGAAATATCAGTGAAGCGAACGACTTACTGGGTTATCATTATGAAATTTCCGGTCCTGTAATTAAGGGCGATCAAATTGGCAGAACACTGGGTTTCCCAACTGCAAATATTTATGTTGAAGAAAGTAATAAGCTGATACCTGCAGATGGTGTTTACCTGACTGCTGTGCATATTAAAAATAATCCGAATAAATATTATGGATTATTGAGTATTGGCACAAGACCTACGTTTAATAAAACTGAAAAACGGATTGAGGTAAATATCCTGAATTTCAGCGATACCATTTATGGTGAAACGATAACAGTTGAATTTTTGGCATTTATCAGAAAAGATAAAAAATTCGAAAGTGTAGATGCACTAGTAGCAGCAATGAACGAAGATAAAGCTGCTGCAACTTTATTAATTAACTAA
- the holA gene encoding DNA polymerase III subunit delta encodes MDYRDLIADILREAQMMKTRGSELDKLETYVERASPTTILVICYKDGKYDARKKLFKQIKEKGLVYESETLKEADVPIFIDNYLKRKKVTADSKAIRVLIDYLGTDLSKMTNELDKLCINLPANGQITVEQIEKNIGISKDYNVYELQSALLMKNATKVFTIVDYINDNPKANPFILTIANIHAAYQKLYHLILGGDVTDFDMFKIYGIHSSQKNEFRNARKHYSRERVEEIFELILQYDLRSKGVENGETEHGALLKELTYKLIS; translated from the coding sequence ATGGACTACCGCGACCTGATTGCCGATATCCTCCGCGAAGCACAAATGATGAAAACCCGTGGCAGTGAACTCGACAAGCTGGAAACTTATGTTGAACGTGCATCACCAACCACTATTTTGGTTATTTGTTATAAGGACGGAAAATATGATGCGCGTAAAAAATTATTCAAACAAATAAAGGAAAAAGGACTGGTTTACGAATCAGAAACTTTAAAGGAAGCAGATGTGCCGATTTTTATTGATAATTATTTAAAAAGAAAAAAGGTAACGGCAGATAGTAAAGCTATAAGGGTCCTCATTGATTACCTCGGCACCGATTTGTCGAAAATGACTAATGAGCTCGATAAATTATGTATTAACCTTCCGGCTAACGGACAAATTACTGTTGAGCAGATTGAAAAAAATATTGGTATCAGCAAAGATTATAATGTGTACGAATTACAAAGTGCACTGCTCATGAAAAATGCTACTAAAGTATTTACTATTGTAGATTATATTAATGATAACCCGAAGGCAAATCCGTTTATTCTTACCATTGCCAATATACACGCAGCTTATCAAAAATTATATCATTTAATTTTAGGGGGTGATGTTACCGATTTCGATATGTTTAAAATTTACGGCATACATTCATCTCAAAAAAATGAATTTCGAAATGCCCGCAAACACTATAGCAGAGAGCGTGTAGAGGAAATTTTCGAACTGATATTACAATACGATTTACGCTCCAAAGGTGTTGAAAACGGGGAAACAGAACACGGTGCCCTGCTCAAAGAATTAACTTATAAATTGATTAGTTAA